One genomic region from Granulicatella adiacens ATCC 49175 encodes:
- the tetB(60) gene encoding tetracycline efflux ABC transporter Tet(60) subunit B, whose translation MRTMKRLLSYLRYEKKGVLIGLFCLLLSTGATLTGPLVAKHIIDNVITPMGQAHDFKAGGLLLWVGIYVTVNLVGVAGAYLNRVYMRTLSNRIAKRIRDEVFEHVQTLPVSYFDHLPAGKVVSRITSDTESVRANFYVSGISTLFSTIVMLVGVYITIFLLNATLGLVLLFLVPVMILWQRTVATKQKKYYSENRELYSQLSGQLNESIQGAGIVQAFQKEEKIVSEYEATATSWLEIGRKELILESYFSWSLVGMLRNITHFGVIYYFSMQFIGGTLGISAGLLYAFIDYINRIYEPIQTFMNVVSGFQQSMAAGDRVFELMDTPSEDSGEELFTFDEGRIEFKDVSFAYTPDVPVLKHLNFTVEPGQTVAFVGHTGSGKSSIMNLLFRFYDPTSGAIFIDGKNTRDFNRHSVRSEMGIVLQDPYLFTGTIASNVGLNNESIQPETIKEALIKVGGGHLLTKSDKGLDYEVKEKGMDFSSGERQLISFARAIVFDPKILILDEATSHIDTETEEIIQNAINVVKEGRTTFMIAHRLSTIAHADQIFVLDKGEIVERGTHDELLQLQGQYAEMVALQKG comes from the coding sequence ATGAGAACGATGAAGCGATTATTAAGCTACCTCCGTTATGAGAAAAAAGGAGTTCTGATTGGACTCTTCTGCCTGTTACTCTCAACAGGAGCAACCTTAACAGGGCCACTCGTTGCGAAACACATTATCGATAATGTGATTACTCCGATGGGGCAGGCGCATGATTTCAAAGCAGGTGGTCTACTTTTATGGGTTGGTATATACGTGACAGTGAACTTAGTGGGAGTTGCTGGGGCCTATTTAAACCGTGTATATATGAGGACTCTCTCAAACCGTATTGCAAAACGTATTCGCGACGAAGTGTTCGAGCATGTACAAACCTTGCCGGTATCGTACTTCGACCATTTACCAGCTGGGAAAGTGGTTTCTAGAATTACAAGTGATACAGAATCAGTGCGTGCAAACTTCTACGTGAGTGGGATTTCGACGCTTTTCAGTACGATTGTGATGTTGGTAGGTGTTTATATAACCATTTTCTTATTAAACGCAACGCTAGGACTCGTATTATTATTCCTAGTTCCTGTGATGATTCTATGGCAGAGAACCGTTGCTACGAAGCAGAAAAAATACTATTCCGAAAATCGTGAACTCTACAGTCAGTTGAGTGGACAATTAAACGAAAGCATTCAAGGAGCAGGCATCGTTCAAGCCTTCCAGAAAGAAGAAAAAATTGTTTCAGAATATGAAGCAACTGCAACTTCTTGGCTAGAAATTGGTCGTAAGGAATTAATTCTTGAGTCGTACTTCTCGTGGAGTCTTGTCGGCATGCTTCGAAACATTACTCATTTTGGAGTTATCTATTATTTCAGTATGCAGTTTATCGGTGGAACACTCGGGATTTCAGCAGGTCTTTTATATGCGTTTATTGACTACATTAACCGTATATATGAACCGATTCAAACTTTTATGAATGTCGTATCAGGTTTCCAACAATCAATGGCTGCCGGTGATCGTGTATTCGAATTAATGGATACACCAAGCGAGGATTCAGGAGAAGAGCTCTTCACGTTTGATGAAGGACGGATTGAATTTAAAGATGTGAGCTTTGCGTATACACCTGACGTTCCTGTGTTGAAACACTTGAATTTCACGGTAGAACCTGGGCAGACGGTGGCCTTTGTCGGTCATACTGGTTCAGGGAAATCATCCATTATGAACTTACTGTTTCGCTTCTACGATCCAACGAGTGGTGCTATCTTCATCGATGGAAAAAACACACGCGACTTTAACAGACATAGTGTTCGAAGCGAGATGGGAATCGTTCTTCAAGATCCGTACCTCTTTACAGGAACGATTGCTTCAAACGTAGGGCTCAACAATGAATCGATTCAGCCTGAGACGATTAAAGAGGCGCTCATTAAAGTAGGCGGAGGCCATCTACTCACGAAGAGTGACAAGGGACTCGACTACGAGGTGAAGGAAAAAGGAATGGATTTTTCTTCCGGAGAACGTCAATTGATTTCATTTGCTCGTGCGATCGTCTTTGACCCGAAAATCTTAATTTTAGATGAAGCGACTTCGCATATCGATACCGAGACGGAAGAAATTATTCAGAATGCAATTAATGTCGTAAAAGAAGGGCGTACAACCTTTATGATTGCTCACCGACTTTCTACCATTGCTCATGCTGACCAAATTTTTGTGTTGGATAAAGGAGAAATTGTGGAACGTGGAACGCATGATGAATTACTTCAACTGCAAGGTCAATATGCCGAAATGGTCGCACTTCAAAAAGGCTAA
- a CDS encoding C69 family dipeptidase has translation MRFDQEHDSCTTILVGKKASYDGSTLVARTEDSCNGEFTPKKFIVVRPEDQPRHYKAVISGFETDLPDNPVRYTAMPNAINNEGIWGAAGINAYNVAVSATETISTNPRVLGADPLVETGIGEEDIFTLVLPYIQTAREGVERLGYFLETAGTYESNGIAISDVNEIWWLESIGGHHWMARRVPDDAYVVNPNQLGSDFFDFEDKENFMCDPDLKDFMIRHHLNLNFDGESFNPRYAFGSQRDKDRLYNTPRAWDIQRMFNPEAEQSPTSFEIPWARVPYRKITVEDVKESMSTHFQMTPYDPYGNLGDGKSNRRFRTVGINRTSQTAILQIRPNRPHDTTGIQWVSYGSMPFTTAVPFFTQVETTPAYFANTTAKVSTDSFYWSSRLIAGLADAHYLEHQADIESYQKNTLSRGEAMIAQVDARLEKGEVVDFEAENQQMSDYIEEKTAALLDKVLLRASNLMVNHYSVSD, from the coding sequence ATGAGATTTGACCAAGAACATGATTCCTGTACAACCATTCTTGTTGGAAAGAAAGCTAGCTATGACGGTTCCACGCTTGTAGCCCGTACGGAAGATTCATGTAATGGAGAGTTTACTCCAAAAAAATTCATTGTCGTTCGTCCAGAAGACCAACCACGTCACTATAAAGCAGTGATTTCAGGCTTTGAAACAGACTTACCGGACAATCCAGTTCGCTATACAGCCATGCCAAACGCCATCAATAATGAAGGGATTTGGGGAGCTGCTGGGATCAACGCCTATAATGTTGCTGTCAGTGCGACAGAGACGATTTCGACGAATCCGCGTGTGTTAGGGGCTGATCCGCTGGTGGAAACAGGGATTGGGGAAGAAGACATCTTCACTCTAGTGTTGCCTTATATTCAAACGGCGCGCGAAGGGGTCGAACGTCTTGGATACTTCCTTGAAACAGCAGGAACATACGAGTCAAACGGGATTGCGATTTCTGATGTGAATGAAATTTGGTGGTTAGAATCCATCGGGGGACATCACTGGATGGCACGCCGCGTACCCGATGATGCGTATGTCGTAAATCCAAACCAACTCGGCAGTGACTTCTTTGATTTTGAGGATAAAGAAAACTTTATGTGTGACCCTGATTTGAAAGACTTTATGATTCGTCACCACCTCAATTTGAATTTTGACGGGGAATCATTCAATCCACGTTATGCATTTGGTTCACAACGAGATAAAGACCGTCTCTATAACACGCCTCGTGCTTGGGATATTCAACGCATGTTTAACCCTGAAGCGGAACAATCTCCAACAAGCTTCGAAATTCCATGGGCACGTGTTCCTTATCGCAAAATTACGGTCGAAGATGTGAAAGAATCGATGAGTACGCATTTCCAAATGACTCCTTATGATCCTTATGGAAATTTAGGCGATGGGAAGAGCAATCGTCGTTTCCGTACGGTAGGAATTAATCGTACGAGTCAAACGGCGATTCTACAAATTCGTCCAAATCGTCCTCATGATACAACAGGGATTCAATGGGTCTCTTATGGGTCAATGCCTTTTACGACGGCCGTTCCTTTCTTTACGCAAGTGGAAACAACTCCAGCGTACTTTGCCAACACTACAGCGAAGGTTTCAACGGATTCCTTCTACTGGTCAAGCCGATTAATTGCAGGACTTGCGGATGCGCATTACTTGGAACATCAAGCGGATATTGAAAGTTATCAAAAGAATACATTATCTCGTGGAGAAGCCATGATTGCCCAAGTAGATGCTCGTCTTGAAAAAGGAGAAGTAGTCGACTTCGAAGCGGAAAATCAACAAATGAGTGATTATATCGAAGAGAAGACAGCTGCATTACTCGATAAAGTATTGCTTCGTGCAAGTAATTTAATGGTCAACCACTATTCAGTGAGTGATTAA
- a CDS encoding amidohydrolase, translating to MITKEVIERATTHSRHLHMYPEVSGEEVETTRYIRETLEAMGLVCWNLQSKTGVVAEIGNGEGPILALRADIDALPIVEQTGLDYASKNEGAMHACGHDFHTASLLGAIQVLKAQEDKLQGKVRFIFQPAEESNQGARALISEGVLEGVDAIIGFHNKPELPVGTIGVKEGPLMAAVGQFKAEITGVGTHAAAPHNGNDPIVTACQVIANAQAIVARHTSPLEPVVLSVSHIEAGNTWNVIPEKVFFEGTIRTFNKEVERQMTEQFEKMIVQTADVYGQKGSIEWILTPPVVHNDVEITKVVRRTTEKFATVVTPQVTLGAEDFANYMEHVPGCFVFIGTGCPREWHHPAFLVDDAALPFAIQYFVDNTNALLEVLSQKGNA from the coding sequence ATGATTACGAAAGAAGTTATTGAACGTGCAACAACGCACAGCCGTCATTTACATATGTATCCAGAAGTATCCGGAGAAGAAGTTGAAACAACACGCTATATACGCGAAACCTTAGAAGCGATGGGGCTTGTCTGTTGGAATTTACAGTCAAAAACAGGAGTCGTCGCAGAAATTGGAAATGGTGAGGGGCCAATATTAGCCTTACGTGCTGACATCGACGCTTTACCGATTGTAGAACAAACAGGATTAGATTATGCTTCGAAAAATGAAGGAGCGATGCATGCGTGTGGACATGATTTCCATACCGCAAGCTTGCTGGGAGCCATTCAAGTATTAAAGGCTCAAGAAGACAAATTACAAGGGAAAGTTCGTTTTATTTTCCAACCAGCCGAAGAAAGTAACCAAGGAGCACGCGCTTTGATTTCTGAAGGCGTGCTTGAGGGAGTGGACGCGATTATTGGATTCCATAATAAGCCAGAACTTCCAGTTGGAACGATTGGTGTGAAGGAAGGACCTCTGATGGCAGCAGTCGGCCAGTTTAAAGCCGAAATTACAGGGGTAGGAACGCACGCTGCAGCACCGCATAACGGAAACGACCCCATCGTTACGGCTTGCCAAGTGATTGCTAACGCCCAAGCGATTGTCGCTCGTCATACTTCTCCACTTGAACCAGTGGTATTAAGCGTATCGCATATCGAAGCAGGGAATACATGGAATGTGATTCCGGAGAAAGTATTTTTTGAAGGAACGATTCGCACCTTTAATAAAGAAGTTGAGCGACAAATGACGGAGCAATTCGAGAAGATGATTGTTCAAACAGCGGATGTATATGGACAAAAAGGAAGTATTGAATGGATTTTAACGCCGCCAGTCGTGCATAATGACGTAGAAATTACAAAAGTAGTGAGACGTACAACTGAGAAATTTGCAACAGTGGTAACCCCACAAGTAACTTTAGGAGCAGAAGATTTTGCCAATTATATGGAACATGTTCCAGGATGTTTTGTCTTTATTGGAACAGGTTGCCCTCGCGAATGGCATCACCCAGCGTTCTTGGTGGATGATGCAGCATTACCGTTTGCGATTCAATATTTTGTGGACAATACGAATGCACTTTTAGAAGTTCTTTCACAGAAAGGAAACGCGTAA
- the tetA(60) gene encoding tetracycline efflux ABC transporter Tet(60) subunit A — translation MNDLIKLVIGFIKKHPMRYLVSFVLMVASSIAAVYPARIVGQVVDKIVASELNGDWLWTQLVILVGIILVAYITESIWTNLIFMGYYEMQKELRVKLLQNNLMKKIPFYAHFRTGDIITRSSEDVMTIGDMMGFGMFALMNSTLMVTVSIYMMVTTISLPLTIVAVLPLPILSYLVYKWGFDLEEEYNKAQNAVSQLNNEVLEMIDGTYVIRAYGQEDAMMDEFRAKTKKAMKQNIIVSEIESRFIPLAQLFMMISFTIALLYGGYLVSTGTILVGDVIAFQVYMGAIMWPMFMIGDIITNYKRGKVATERINEILRYDDDIERGGTKALETIESIEFKDFHFTYPGEEASLLKGINLTLKKGETLGIVGKTGSGKTTLLMQLLHQFPYKGEKLFINAEPLIDYDSQTVAGHLAYVPQEHTLFSRTIRENMLFGKEDATDDEIWEALTLASFEGDVKRMPDELDTMVGEKGVSLSGGQKQRLSIARAFLRNRECLILDDALSAVDAKTEREIISHLQQERGGCMNIISAHRLSAIRHADEIIVMNEGRISERGTHEELLEQRGWYYEQYLTQEMEEEIE, via the coding sequence ATGAACGATTTAATAAAATTAGTGATAGGCTTTATAAAAAAACATCCGATGCGCTATCTTGTTAGTTTTGTATTGATGGTTGCAAGTAGTATTGCTGCGGTTTATCCCGCTAGAATTGTGGGACAAGTAGTCGATAAAATCGTCGCGAGTGAACTGAACGGCGATTGGCTCTGGACGCAACTCGTGATTTTAGTAGGGATTATTCTCGTGGCCTATATTACGGAGAGTATTTGGACAAATTTGATTTTTATGGGCTATTATGAAATGCAAAAGGAATTGCGTGTGAAATTATTGCAGAATAATTTGATGAAGAAAATTCCGTTTTATGCGCATTTTAGAACAGGGGATATTATTACCCGTAGCAGTGAAGATGTGATGACGATTGGCGATATGATGGGGTTCGGAATGTTTGCACTCATGAACTCAACATTGATGGTGACGGTATCGATTTATATGATGGTCACAACGATTTCGTTGCCACTGACTATCGTTGCGGTTTTACCACTTCCAATCCTTTCATATCTCGTGTATAAATGGGGATTTGATCTCGAAGAAGAGTACAACAAGGCACAAAATGCAGTTTCGCAATTAAATAATGAAGTACTGGAGATGATTGACGGTACCTACGTCATTCGAGCTTACGGGCAAGAAGATGCGATGATGGATGAGTTTCGTGCGAAAACGAAAAAGGCTATGAAACAAAATATCATTGTGTCAGAAATTGAATCTCGCTTTATTCCATTGGCACAATTATTTATGATGATCAGCTTTACCATTGCACTTCTCTACGGTGGATACTTAGTATCGACTGGGACTATTCTCGTCGGGGATGTCATTGCCTTTCAAGTGTATATGGGGGCTATTATGTGGCCGATGTTTATGATTGGCGATATTATCACGAACTACAAACGCGGAAAAGTGGCAACCGAGCGTATTAATGAAATATTAAGATATGACGATGACATCGAACGTGGTGGAACAAAAGCGCTCGAGACGATTGAATCGATAGAGTTTAAAGACTTCCATTTTACGTATCCAGGAGAAGAGGCGTCCTTATTAAAAGGAATTAATCTTACTTTGAAAAAAGGCGAGACTCTTGGAATCGTGGGGAAAACAGGTTCTGGAAAAACAACGCTCTTGATGCAATTATTACACCAATTCCCCTACAAAGGAGAAAAGCTCTTTATTAACGCAGAACCGTTGATTGATTACGATAGTCAAACGGTGGCAGGGCATTTGGCCTATGTACCACAAGAGCATACACTTTTCTCACGCACGATTCGTGAGAATATGTTATTCGGAAAAGAGGATGCAACGGATGATGAAATTTGGGAAGCGTTGACGCTAGCCTCTTTTGAAGGAGACGTGAAACGAATGCCAGACGAGCTCGATACGATGGTCGGAGAAAAAGGGGTATCGCTCAGTGGAGGGCAAAAACAACGATTATCGATTGCGCGTGCTTTCTTACGCAACCGTGAATGTTTAATATTGGATGATGCGTTATCTGCAGTTGATGCGAAAACGGAAAGGGAAATTATCTCGCACTTGCAACAAGAACGCGGAGGTTGTATGAATATCATTTCTGCGCACAGACTTTCTGCAATTCGTCATGCGGATGAAATTATTGTGATGAATGAAGGACGTATTAGTGAGAGGGGTACCCACGAGGAGCTGCTCGAACAACGAGGATGGTACTATGAACAGTACCTCACACAAGAAATGGAGGAGGAAATCGAATGA
- a CDS encoding APC family permease, which produces MEEKNEKQLSWLMIALIAFNFVWGLGNVVNNFAQQGIVVITSWLIILVIYFIPYSLMVGQLGSTFQDSEGGVSDWIKHTSTKKLAYFAAWTFWVVQIPYLAQKPQTILIALGWVFQGHSGIVDELPIPLLVAVCLAFFLFILYVSTKGIRVLKFLGTVAGSAMFVMSILFILLAVGVPLIKPDLQLATANMDKLETYIPKFDFAYFTTIALLVFSVGGAESMSPYVRKVKNPTKEFPKGMIAMAVMVGICAVFGSFAMGMIFDSNNIPQDLMRNGAYQAFAVLGKHWNIGNVLVTIYALTQFIGQTATLALSIDAPLQIFLGSADKEYVPRWLRTRTKNGTLKNGYLLTGILTGALIVMPALGLKEIDTVVVWMTNLNAIVSPMCFLWVFVAFMFLYRHWDRYKNAEYKYISNKTLGFLMGLWGFAFTAFACILGMVPQVDYAQNPSEWWFVLISNIIMPFALLGLGLVLPWIARREQKQQA; this is translated from the coding sequence ATGGAAGAAAAAAATGAAAAACAACTGAGTTGGCTGATGATAGCTCTCATTGCATTTAATTTTGTATGGGGGCTCGGGAACGTTGTCAATAACTTCGCCCAACAAGGGATTGTGGTCATTACATCGTGGTTGATTATTTTAGTGATTTACTTTATCCCGTATTCATTGATGGTTGGACAGCTCGGTTCGACTTTCCAAGATAGCGAAGGAGGAGTGAGTGACTGGATTAAACATACGTCTACGAAGAAACTCGCGTATTTTGCTGCATGGACGTTTTGGGTGGTTCAAATTCCGTATTTAGCACAAAAACCGCAGACGATTTTGATTGCGCTTGGTTGGGTATTCCAAGGACACTCAGGAATTGTGGATGAACTTCCGATTCCGCTACTCGTTGCGGTCTGCCTAGCATTCTTTCTTTTCATTCTTTATGTTTCAACGAAAGGAATTCGGGTATTGAAATTCTTAGGAACAGTTGCGGGGAGTGCGATGTTTGTCATGTCTATTTTGTTCATCCTATTAGCCGTGGGTGTTCCACTCATTAAACCGGATTTACAACTAGCGACTGCGAATATGGATAAGCTTGAAACGTATATTCCAAAATTTGATTTCGCCTATTTTACAACGATTGCGCTTCTTGTTTTCTCAGTCGGTGGAGCGGAGTCTATGTCTCCTTATGTTCGTAAGGTAAAAAATCCAACGAAGGAATTTCCAAAAGGAATGATTGCGATGGCGGTCATGGTGGGGATTTGTGCGGTCTTTGGATCCTTTGCGATGGGAATGATTTTCGATAGCAACAATATTCCTCAGGACTTAATGAGAAATGGGGCCTACCAAGCGTTTGCGGTACTTGGAAAGCATTGGAATATTGGGAATGTTCTTGTTACGATTTACGCATTGACGCAATTTATCGGACAAACAGCTACACTAGCCCTCTCCATTGATGCGCCGCTTCAAATCTTCCTTGGTAGTGCTGACAAAGAATATGTTCCTCGCTGGCTTCGAACACGCACAAAGAACGGAACATTAAAGAATGGATACTTACTTACAGGAATTTTAACAGGGGCATTAATTGTCATGCCAGCACTAGGGCTTAAGGAAATTGATACAGTCGTAGTATGGATGACAAACTTGAACGCCATCGTATCCCCAATGTGCTTCTTGTGGGTATTTGTCGCCTTTATGTTCTTGTATCGTCATTGGGACAGATATAAAAATGCCGAATATAAATACATTAGCAATAAGACACTCGGATTCTTAATGGGACTCTGGGGCTTTGCCTTCACCGCATTTGCATGTATTCTCGGAATGGTGCCACAAGTGGACTATGCGCAAAATCCATCTGAATGGTGGTTTGTCTTAATTTCAAATATCATTATGCCATTTGCGCTTCTTGGACTCGGACTCGTCCTTCCATGGATTGCACGAAGAGAACAAAAACAACAAGCATAA
- a CDS encoding glycosyltransferase family 2 protein: MKLLTVAVPCYNSQEYMHYSIQTLLAGGEEVEILIINDGSKDDTARIADQYAAAYPTIIRAIHQENKGHGGAVNTGMANATGKYFKVVDSDDWVDVRAYLKILEQLRRFEKNGEEVDVFITNFVYEKEGAKTKKIMRYTSAFPENQVFTWDDAKPLRRGKYMMMHSLIYNMNLLRKSGLQLPEHTFYVDNLFVFVPLQYSKKLYYMNVDFYRYFIGREDQSVNEKVMISRIDQQIRVNELLMANYHSEWQFPTVLKKYLLNHLEITTVISCALLNKGGLLEHQEKKKALLSDLKEANPEVFHLISQAVLSRITMAKNKPVQVLSNGIYTVTQRFFGFN, translated from the coding sequence ATGAAATTATTAACCGTTGCAGTCCCTTGCTACAACTCTCAAGAATATATGCATTATTCTATCCAAACGCTCCTTGCTGGTGGTGAAGAGGTTGAAATTTTAATCATTAACGATGGTTCTAAAGACGACACTGCTCGCATCGCTGACCAATATGCCGCAGCTTATCCAACGATTATCCGAGCGATTCATCAAGAGAATAAAGGACATGGTGGAGCCGTGAATACGGGGATGGCGAATGCAACAGGGAAGTACTTTAAAGTGGTCGATAGTGACGACTGGGTAGATGTGCGTGCTTATCTAAAAATCTTAGAACAATTACGACGCTTCGAAAAAAATGGGGAAGAAGTAGATGTGTTCATTACGAACTTTGTTTACGAAAAAGAAGGCGCGAAAACGAAGAAAATTATGCGCTACACTTCAGCCTTTCCTGAAAATCAAGTGTTTACTTGGGATGATGCGAAGCCACTTCGTCGTGGGAAATATATGATGATGCACTCCCTCATTTACAATATGAACTTACTTCGTAAATCAGGACTTCAGTTGCCAGAGCATACTTTCTACGTAGATAATTTATTTGTTTTCGTCCCACTGCAATATAGCAAAAAATTATACTATATGAATGTAGATTTTTACCGTTACTTTATCGGTCGTGAAGATCAATCAGTTAATGAAAAAGTGATGATTAGCCGTATTGACCAACAAATTCGAGTAAACGAGTTACTGATGGCGAACTACCATAGTGAATGGCAATTTCCGACCGTTTTGAAAAAATATTTATTAAATCACTTAGAGATTACAACCGTAATTTCTTGTGCGCTACTCAATAAGGGTGGACTACTTGAGCATCAAGAGAAGAAGAAAGCTTTGCTGTCGGATTTGAAGGAAGCAAATCCAGAAGTCTTCCATCTGATTAGCCAAGCAGTGCTAAGTAGAATTACAATGGCGAAGAACAAACCTGTACAAGTACTTTCGAATGGAATTTATACAGTGACACAACGTTTCTTCGGATTTAACTAA
- a CDS encoding rhodanese-related sulfurtransferase — protein sequence MAKDIRVLLYYKYVPIENAEQFAADHLAFCKSIGLKGRILVADEGINGTVSGDYETTQKYMDYVHSLPGMEDLWFKIDEENEQAFKKMFVRYKKEIVHLGLEDNDFDNDINPLETTGAYLSPKEFKEALLDENTVVLDTRNDYEYDLGHFRGAIRPDIRNFRELPQWVRDNKEKFMDKRVVVYCTGGVRCEKFSGWMVREGYKDVGQLHGGIATYGKDPEVQGELWDGKMYVFDERIAVDINHVDPVVIGKDWFDGSPCERYVNCGNPECNRRILASEENEDKYLRGCCHECRVHPRNRYVQEHNLSLEEVVARLEAIGEELDTVNA from the coding sequence ATGGCAAAAGATATTCGTGTTTTACTTTATTATAAATACGTTCCCATCGAGAATGCGGAACAATTCGCTGCAGATCATTTAGCATTTTGCAAATCAATCGGATTAAAAGGACGTATCCTTGTCGCTGACGAAGGAATCAACGGGACTGTTTCTGGTGATTATGAAACTACTCAAAAATATATGGACTATGTTCACTCTCTTCCTGGCATGGAAGACTTATGGTTTAAAATCGACGAAGAAAACGAGCAAGCCTTCAAGAAGATGTTCGTTCGTTACAAAAAAGAAATCGTACACCTTGGTTTAGAGGACAACGACTTCGATAACGATATTAACCCATTAGAAACAACAGGTGCTTACCTTTCTCCAAAAGAATTCAAGGAAGCACTCCTTGACGAAAACACTGTTGTACTAGACACTCGTAACGACTACGAATACGACCTAGGTCACTTCCGCGGTGCAATCCGTCCTGACATTCGCAACTTCCGTGAATTACCACAATGGGTTCGCGATAACAAAGAGAAATTCATGGACAAACGTGTCGTTGTTTACTGTACAGGTGGAGTTCGCTGTGAGAAATTCTCTGGCTGGATGGTTCGTGAAGGCTACAAAGATGTTGGTCAATTACACGGTGGTATCGCAACTTACGGAAAAGACCCAGAAGTTCAAGGCGAATTATGGGATGGAAAAATGTATGTATTCGATGAGCGTATCGCTGTTGACATCAACCACGTAGACCCAGTGGTTATCGGGAAAGACTGGTTCGATGGTTCACCTTGCGAACGTTACGTAAACTGTGGTAACCCAGAATGTAACCGTCGTATCTTAGCTTCAGAAGAAAACGAAGACAAATACTTACGTGGTTGCTGCCATGAATGCCGTGTTCACCCACGCAACCGCTATGTACAAGAGCACAACCTATCACTAGAAGAAGTCGTTGCTCGCTTAGAAGCTATCGGCGAAGAACTAGATACAGTAAATGCTTAA
- the glf gene encoding UDP-galactopyranose mutase: protein MKPFDYIVVGAGLFGATFAHEAATRGYKVKVIEKRNHIAGNIYTKEVEGIQVHEYGAHIFHTSDKKIWDYVHQFATFNRYTNTPVANFNGEIYNLPFNMNTFNKLWGVVTPQEAEAKIAEQRAVLGDKEPENLEEQAISLVGEDIYYKLIKGYTEKQWGRSATELPAFIIRRLPVRYTYDNNYFNDTYQGIPIGGYTKMIEAMLDHENIEVELNVDFFAKKDEYLNSGAKIVFTGMIDEFFDYELGTLEYRSLRFETEVVDVENYQGNAVVNYTDRETPYTRIIEHKHFEFGTQPKTVITREYPADWKVGDEPYYPVNNQVNNDLYAQYKKLAQTVPQVIFGGRLGQYRYYDMHQVIAAALETVKHEFE, encoded by the coding sequence ATGAAACCATTTGATTATATCGTTGTGGGGGCTGGACTATTCGGAGCAACTTTTGCGCATGAAGCAGCGACACGCGGTTATAAAGTAAAAGTGATTGAGAAAAGAAACCATATTGCGGGGAATATTTATACAAAAGAAGTGGAAGGCATTCAAGTGCATGAATACGGTGCGCATATTTTCCACACGAGCGACAAGAAGATTTGGGATTACGTGCATCAGTTTGCGACATTTAATCGCTATACGAATACACCCGTTGCCAACTTCAACGGAGAAATCTACAACTTGCCCTTTAATATGAATACCTTTAATAAATTATGGGGTGTCGTGACGCCACAAGAAGCCGAAGCGAAAATCGCTGAGCAGCGTGCAGTTTTGGGGGACAAAGAGCCTGAAAACTTAGAAGAGCAGGCGATTTCTCTTGTTGGGGAAGATATTTACTACAAGCTCATTAAGGGATACACGGAGAAACAGTGGGGACGTTCGGCTACAGAATTACCAGCGTTTATCATCCGCCGCCTGCCGGTTCGCTACACTTACGATAACAACTACTTTAACGATACGTATCAAGGGATTCCAATTGGTGGTTATACGAAGATGATTGAAGCCATGCTGGACCATGAGAATATCGAAGTCGAGTTGAATGTTGATTTCTTCGCGAAAAAAGACGAGTACTTAAATAGTGGTGCTAAAATCGTCTTCACGGGAATGATTGACGAGTTCTTTGATTATGAACTTGGAACGCTGGAATATCGTTCATTGCGATTTGAAACAGAAGTCGTGGACGTGGAAAACTACCAAGGAAATGCGGTAGTAAACTATACAGACCGCGAAACGCCATACACTCGTATTATCGAGCATAAGCATTTCGAGTTTGGGACTCAGCCAAAAACGGTGATTACGCGTGAGTATCCTGCCGATTGGAAGGTGGGCGACGAGCCTTATTACCCAGTGAATAATCAAGTTAACAACGACTTATATGCGCAGTATAAAAAATTAGCACAGACGGTTCCACAAGTCATCTTCGGTGGACGACTTGGACAGTATCGTTATTACGATATGCATCAAGTCATCGCCGCTGCACTAGAAACAGTGAAACATGAATTTGAGTAA